The following coding sequences lie in one Populus nigra chromosome 15, ddPopNigr1.1, whole genome shotgun sequence genomic window:
- the LOC133673788 gene encoding E3 ubiquitin-protein ligase At1g63170-like — translation MDVASTELHSESQTDTFPLLMERQENLNSSEHIIDIRNEVSVSPSHNRISTGLEASLHEDRPLSGVRAPSSPPPTSLSNGTNSRSSSLIRRGEARRRRSPLNSGLWISVELVLTLSQIIASIVVLSVSRKEHPRAPLFAWIVGYASGCVATLPLLYWRYSHRNQALEQDSAQNHQGSAHINVPAGPFSLSVSRNSEGEDRRSATTSPRGGQNAVLNARLKVLLEYFKMALDCFFAVWFVVGNVWIFGSHSSAEEAPNLYRLCIVFLTFSCIGYAMPFILCATICCCLPCIISILGFREDLTQTRGATPESIDALPTHKFKLIKNRNGEDSSSGAADGGIVAAGTEKERVISGEDAVCCICLAKYANNDELRELPCSHFFHKDCVDKWLKINASCPLCKSEVGESILGSLPGLNSSQRRVENGAGNGMASTMF, via the exons ATGGATGTTGCCTCAACGGAACTACATTCTGAAAGTCAGACTGACACTTTCCCATTGTTAATGGAGCGGCAAGAGAATCTTAACAGTAGTGAGCATATTATTGACATACGTAATGAGGTCTCTGTATCACCATCTCACAATAGAATTTCAACTGGTTTGGAAGCGTCATTGCATGAGGACAGACCTTTGAGTGGAGTGAGAGCACCCAGTTCTCCGCCTCCAACATCTTTGTCTAATGGAACAAACTCTCGGAGCTCCTCATTAATAAGGAGAGGGGAAGCTCGTCGACGCAGGAGTCCTTTGAACTCTGGTTTATGGATTTCTGTTGAATTGGTTCTCACGTTGAGCCAGATTATTGCATCTATTGTTGTTTTGTCTGTGTCAAGGAAGGAACACCCACGTGCACCATTGTTTGCATGGATTGTTGGTTATGCATCAGGATGTGTGGCAACCCTCCCTCTTCTTTACTGGCGTTATAGTCATCGTAACCAGGCTTTGGAGCAAGACTCAGCTCAAAATCATCAGGGTTCTGCACATATTAACGTTCCTGCAGGACCCTTTTCTCTTTCAGTTAGTAGGAATTCAGAAGGGGAGGATCGCCGATCTGCTACTACATCACCTAGAGGTGGCCAAAATGCAGTACTGAATGCAAG ACTCAAGGTTTTGTTGGAATACTTCAAAATGGCTTTGGATTGCTTTTTCGCAGTTTGGTTTGTGGTTGGCAATGTGTGGATATTTGGAAGCCACTCATCTGCTGAGGAGGCTCCAAACTTGTACAG GTTATGCATAGTGTTTCTTACATTTAGCTGTATCGGATATGCTATGCCCTTTATTCTGTGTGCAACAATCTGCTGTTGCTTGCCTTGTATAATTTCTATTCTCGGGTTTAGAGAGGATCTGACACAGACAAGGGGAGCCACACCCGAATCAATTGATGCCTTGCCAACGCACAAGTTTAAGCtgattaaaaatagaaatggtGAGGATAGCAGCTCTGGTGCTGCTGATGGTGGGATCGTGGCTGCAGGGACAGAAAAGGAACGTGTGATTTCAGGAGAAGATGCA GTTTGCTGCATTTGTTTGGCAAAATATGCAAACAATGATGAGCTGAGGGAGCTACCATGTTCTCATTTCTTCCATAAGGATTGTGTAGACAAGTGGCTGAAGATCAATGCATCATGTCCTCTTTGCAAGAGTGAGGTCGGTGAAAGTATTTTAGGTTCACTCCCCGGGTTAAATTCTAGCCAGAGACGGGTTGAAAATGGGGCCGGCAATGGCATGGCCAGCACCATGTTTTGA
- the LOC133673995 gene encoding uncharacterized protein LOC133673995, with translation MGVDYYNILKVNRNATDGDLKKSYRRLAMKWHPDKNPTNKKEAEAKFKEISEAYEVLSDPQKRAIYDQHGEEGLKEAPPSGSGGFPFGNGSGSNVFNPRNAEDIFAEFFGSSPFGFGSTAAGRSSRFQSDGGSFGSFGCTDNLFRTYSEGTTLRKPPPVESKLPCSLEELYSGSTRKMKISRTVVDARGRQIQETEILTIDVKPGWKKGTKITFPDKGNEQQNQLPADLVFVIDEKPHTTYKRDGNDLIINHKLTLAEALGGTTVNLTTLDCRNLSIPVHDIVSPGYELVVAMEGMPIAKEPGNRGNMRITFEVKFPTRLTPEQRAGLKRALGG, from the exons ATGGGGGTTGATTACTATAACATATTGAAGGTGAACAGGAATGCAACAGATGGTGATCTAAAGAAGTCGTATAGAAGATTGGCTATGAAATGGCATCCTGATAAGAACCCCACTAACAAGAAAGAAGCTGAAGCCAAATTCAAGGAGATCTCTGAGGCATATGAG GTCTTGAGTGATCCACAAAAAAGAGCAATTTATGATCAGCATGGTGAAGAAGGATTGAAAGAAGCACCACCGTCTGGCAGTGGCGGCTTCCCTTTTGGCAACGGCAGTGGGTCAAATGTTTTCAATCCTAGGAATGCAGAGGATATCTTTGCAGAATTCTTTGGGAGCAGTCCTTTTGGATTTGGATCAACAGCAGCTGGTAGATCCtcgaggttccaatcagatggAGGGTCGTTTGGTTCATTTGGCTGTACTGATAATCTTTTCCGAACTTATAGCGAGGGAACTACACTAAGGAAACCACCACCTGTAGAGAGCAAATTGCCTTGTAGCCTCGAGGAACTATACTCTGGATCAACAAGGAAAATGAAGATATCGAGAACTGTAGTTGATGCCCGTGG GCGACAAATACAAGAAACAGAAATATTAACCATTGATGTGAAGCCAGGGTGGAAGAAGGGAACAAAGATTACATTCCCGGATAAAGGAAATGAGCAGCAGAATCAGCTTCCAGCAGACCTTGTGTTTGTTATTGATGAGAAGCCCCATACCACATACAAGAGAGATGGAAATGACCTTATCATCAACCACAAGTTGACACTAGCCGAGGCCCTAGGAGGAACAACAGTAAATCTCACCACACTTGACTGCCGCAATCTATCAATTCCTGTACATGATATAGTGAGCCCTGGTTACGAGCTTGTTGTGGCCATGGAGGGTATGCCAATAGCGAAGGAGCCAGGTAATAGGGGCAATATGAGGATCACATTTGAAGTGAAGTTCCCAACAAGATTGACACCAGAGCAGCGAGCAGGGCTCAAGCGCGCATTAGGGGGTTAA
- the LOC133673994 gene encoding uncharacterized protein LOC133673994 — protein sequence MSNNLVSQQSSLQSIKLGQSEDISNKLDSLMQMGLMEPGIHDPALQQMSMSNMQMGQTGPISTDALSQQMSISNIQVQLSEPLPNDHVLQNFSVSSIQAGHMEPRAYNMVPEKFLSRRQLGDMETVFHNTGSQQSSLLNKRKAPEEPSSNNSLSRKLSMSHNQVAQMELRPWLQPTLTPNKVPVQIQSILNSSGSNRPQAPYKRSASSKTGLQQSSVQKNQTGLMHPSSKANSESDSVRSKLRQSLADALTLVSQQHDETSSSGKYPVGEDASAQVQKHKETQPMGQTSGAAGFHHLSEEPKESLSTKDNSFTQNHSDSHKTSQETSNSHGNAYATETSNNDGQELPSSNIFRDEDVSFSDSFLVKDELLQGNGLSWILEPDAEIAEKKEIEAAQTPHGQEHIDEYVGKEVVRDPRVLASEIEAELFKLFGGVNKKYKEKGRSLLFNLKDRNNPELREKVMSGEIPPGRLCSMTAEELASKELSEWRMAKAEELAQMVVLPDSDVDIRRLVKKTHKGEFQVEVEQDSVAMEVAVGLNSFTTQPKSDEKEGSLGSKPDQMKDKVNATDDKSDLEDKAASYTLTIPSSEGNDLMQGLMVDDELKGAEFLPPIVSLDEFMESLDSEPPFENLPEDAGKTTPTLDNDDSQLQPEAKSHGVATKDAVGSIPEKSENVEETSTSSEADGRYASIRVESKTTPSTGASKGENVWEGLLQLSISTMTSVVGIFKSGDKTSAKEWSGVVEVKGRVRLDAFEKFLQELLMSRSRAVMVVHFVCKEGSTESERASLRGVADSYVLDERVGFAEPAHGVELYLCPSHSKTREMLIKVLPTDQLEAPNAIDNGLIGVIVWRRAQVTSIISPTAASHHKLNSKKQHHLTSRRHHDKDTNMNVNIASKHPLPPPRGGTSAHPNPQPDEDDDDVPPGFGPLAGRDEDDLPEFNFSSGSIASGSEFSNQNPTRRQGMAPHNSYPQIPSHPLDLRELVHRYGQPKTDVLPVQPWNDDDDDDDMPEWHPEETPKQRSTHPQPMHVHGVRQPILRAHMVQQRVHQTRAPLGRSPAMPQVNLIHGQQNGASSWQQGAWAAPQPGPHGYSAYQSGGGLVNGAPGLQGLAWRRDAPTSRGF from the exons ATGTCCAACAATCTTGTATCACAGCAATCATCACTGCAGAGCATCAAATTGGGTCAGTCGGAAGACATTTCAAACAAACTGGACTCGTTGATGCAAATGGGTTTGATGGAACCTGGAATCCATGATCCTGCATTACAACAGATGTCCATGTCGAACATGCAAATGGGACAGACGGGACCAATTTCAACTGATGCTTTATCACAGCAGATGTCGATATCAAACATCCAAGTACAGTTGTCAGAACCTTTGCCTAATGATCATGTTTTGCAGAACTTCTCGGTATCAAGTATACAAGCAGGACACATGGAACCACGTGCATACAATATGGTTCCAGAGAAATTCTTATCTAGGAGGCAACTGGGAGACATGGAAACTGTGTTTCATAATACTGGATCACAGCAGTCATCACTATTGAACAAGCGAAAGGCCCCAGAGGAACCTTCTTCCAACAATTCTTTGTCACGGAAATTATCAATGTCTCACAACCAGGTTGCGCAAATGGAACTTAGGCCATGGCTACAGCCAACCCTGACACCAAATAAAGTACCTGTACAGATCCAGTCTATTTTAAATTCGTCAGGATCAAATCGTCCACAAGCACCATATAAGAGGTCAGCTTCTAGTAAAACTGGACTGCAGCAATCGTCAGTTCAGAAAAATCAAACTGGACTGATGCATCCATCTTCGAAGGCCAACAGTGAGTCTGATTCTGTGAGGTCTAAGCTAAGACAATCACTGGCAGATGCGCTGACTCTGGTTTCTCAGCAGCACGATGAAACTTCAAGTTCTGGAAAGTACCCTGTAGGTGAGGATGCAAGTGCTCAGGTGCAGAAACACAAAGAGACTCAACCTATGGGACAAACTTCTGGTGCAGCTGGTTTTCACCATTTGTCTGAGGAGCCCAAGGAATCCTTGTCCACCAAGGACAATTCTTTTACCCAAAACCATTCTGACAGCCATAAGACATCTCAGGAAACTTCCAACTCTCATGGAAATGCTTATGCAACAGAGACATCAAACAATGACGGGCAGGAATTACCATCCAGTAATATTTTCCGTGATGAGGATGTTTCATTTAGTGACAGTTTTTTGGTAAAAGATGAATTGTTGCAGGGCAATGGATTGTCCTGGATACTGGAACCTGATGCAGAGATAGCAGAGAAAAAGGAGATTGAAGCTGCCCAAACACCGCATGGCCAGGAGCATATCGATGAATATGTTGGAAAAGAAGTAGTCAGGGATCCGCGAGTTTTGGCCTCTGAAATTGAAGCAGAACTCTTCAAATTATTTGGAGGGGTAAACAAGAAGTACAAGGAGAAGGGCAGGTCTCTTTTGTTCAATTTGAAAGATCGTAATAATCCTGAACTAAGAGAAAAAGTTATGTCTGGAGAGATTCCCCCAGGGCGACTCTGTTCTATGACTGCAGAGGAACTTGCATCTAAGGAGCTTTCGGAATGGCGGATGGCAAAAGCCGAGGAACTTGCTCAAATGGTGGTTTTGCCTGATTCGGATGTTGATATCAGACGTTTGGTGAAGAAAACTCACAAGGGTGAGTTTCAAGTTGAAGTTGAACAGGATAGTGTAGCAATGGAGGTTGCTGTTGGGCTGAATTCATTCACTACACAACCAAAATCAGATGAGAAGGAAGGTTCTCTGGGTTCTAAACCCGATCAAATGAAAGACAAGGTGAATGCTACCGATGACAAGAGTGATTTAGAAGACAAGGCAGCTTCTTATACGCTTACGATTCCTTCAAGTGAAGGAAATGATTTGATGCAAGGACTCATGGTGGATGATGAATTGAAAGGTGCAGAATTTCTTCCTCCAATTGTCTCTCTGGATGAATTCATGGAATCCCTTGATTCAGAACCACCGTTTGAAAATTTACCAGAGGATGCTGGAAAAACAACACCCACCCTTGACAATGATGATTCACAGCTTCAGCCAGAAGCCAAGTCTCATGGGGTAGCTACAAAAGATGCTGTTGGTAGCATCCCAGAAAAATCTGAAAACGTTGAGGAAACTAGCACATCATCTGAGGCTGATGGGAGATATGCCAGCATTCGTGTAGAATCCAAAACTACACCCTCTACTGGTGCATCCAAGGGTGAAAATGTCTGGGAAGGCTTACTTCAGCTGAGTATTTCCACAATGACCTCAGTTGTTGGCAtctttaaaag TGGTGACAAAACGTCTGCAAAAGAGTGGTCTGGCGTTGTTGAGGTCAAAGGGAGAGTCAGACTTGATGCATTTGAGAAGTTTCTCCAGGAGCTCTTGATGTCCCGAAGCCGTGCTGTTATG GTAGTGCACTTTGTTTGCAAGGAGGGGTCCACGGAGAGTGAGAGGGCAAGTCTTAGAGGG GTTGCCGATTCCTATGTTTTGGATGAGAGAGTGGGTTTTGCTGAGCCTGCTCATGGAGTGGAACTTTATTTATGCCCATCTCATTCAAAGACACGTGAAATGCTCATCAAGGTCCTTCCAACGGACCAACTTGAGGCCCCTAATGCTATTGATAATGGTCTAATTGGTGTTATTGTATGGAGAAGAGCTCAAGTAACGTCAATAATATCACCCACCGCTGCATCACACCATAAACTCAACTCAAAAAAGCAACACCACCTTACTTCTAGGAGACACCATGATAAGGATACTAATATGAATGTGaatattgcatcaaaacatcCGTTGCCACCACCTCGTGGTGGAACTTCTGCCCATCCCAACCCCCAACCTGATGAAGACGATGATGATGTGCCTCCCGGGTTTGGCCCACTGGCTGGCCGGGATGAGGATGACTTACCGGAGTTCAATTTTTCCAGTGGCTCCATTGCATCAGGATCAGAGTTTTCGAACCAAAACCCTACTAGGAGACAGGGAATGGCCCCTCACAATTCATATCCCCAAATCCCATCTCATCCTCTAGATTTGAGAGAACTTGTACACAGATATGGACAACCTAAAACCGATGTTCTACCAGTGCAGCCAtggaatgatgatgatgatgacgacgacATGCCAGAGTGGCACCCAGAAGAAACCCCAAAGCAGCGCAGTACTCATCCTCAGCCAATGCACGTGCATGGTGTACGGCAGCCTATTCTAAGAGCCCACATGGTGCAGCAAAGAGTACACCAGACAAGGGCACCATTAGGAAGATCTCCAGCCATGCCTCAAGTGAATCTGATACATGGTCAGCAAAACGGTGCCTCTTCTTGGCAGCAAGGCGCTTGGGCAGCTCCTCAGCCTGGACCCCATGGTTACTCTGCTTATCAATCTGGTGGAGGGCTAGTCAATGGCGCGCCCGGGCTGCAGGGCTTGGCTTGGCGTAGAGATGCTCCTACAAGTAGAGGCTTTTGA